The Setaria viridis chromosome 6, Setaria_viridis_v4.0, whole genome shotgun sequence genome includes the window TCCTGGTAACTTCACTCCCAGCAATTTTGGGCATGCTTTTATGATGCGTGAACATTAGTAGCACAATGTTAGCATATCGAAGCCCAGTAGCTTACATTCTTTTTATGTTATGTATCACAGGAGAAAAGCGAGTAGCTGAATTTCTTGAAGATGAGCTGAGGCATTCCCTTGAGTGGGTTGGTAACAAATGGAATCCtttgaaggaaagaaaagataTCGCAAACAAACTGACCTCCGCCACAGGCACTGGAAGTGAAGATTTGAATCGGAAACAAATTCCATTAGATGTCAATATGTCTCCAAAACCAGAACCACAATTGGAGGAGGGCCTTCGATTTGATGAGAGGCGTGATGAAAAATCTTCTGTCAGCAAGATCTCACGTGATAATAAACGTGTCTTTGCTGACCTTACAAATGTTTTGAAGCTTGATAACTTGAGGTGGAGGCCAAGGAAGCGCAGTAGAAGATCTGGTTCAAGAAGGCAGTCGGACACTAGCAGTGGAAGCAGCAGCGGAGACATGGGCTCATCCAGCCCCAGTGGAAGTTCTGGTCAGCTGAATTCAGTGCCTGATGAGGAGGCGTGCAAGAGCAGTGGAGAGCAGTGTTTTATGGGTGTGCCTGTGCAGGTTCCCAATCTTGTGATGTCCAGATGAAACCCAACTCACACCGCTTGAAGGCTAACATgctatcttcttcctttctGGAGTTACACCAGCCTCGGTGAGATGTGGTTTTGTGCATCCCCAGGTTACTTTGCCACCCGGATAAGGTTTCGGGAGTTTTGAAGGCTCATCCGTTCTGAGCAGTTAGATGTGAAGATGTCACCAAGGACCAGTATACAGTTTGTATGTATGACTGACCTAGATAAGTTTTACCTGTTCTCTATAACATTCTAGGGGTGATAGGAGCTTTGTTAACGTCATGTTCAAAGTAGGGGAAGAATGGCTGAGTTTTGATTCCAGTTTTTAgagcttttgttttttttgacaatCCTAGCCTTTTGCTGTTAAATTTGTTCATCCTGTAGCTGTGGTGCTTCTCACATAACGTTATCATTCTGAATCCTCTACTGTACTGAAAGAAATATCACAAAATAGTTAAGTTGTTTTCAGGTTTTGCCCCTCTTGGTACTTGTTGAATTCTGTTATCACGTTGCAGTGGACTTCATTGTGCCTGATTCTATCTGCGCAACGGAATGGTTGTGAAATGTCAATGTGCGGTGTAGCAGCAAGTGGCTGAGCTACCGCTGGAAAAAGAATCAAATCCTGCTCTGAATGTATGGCAACGGTAGGTTTGACAGGTTTAGCTTTGCTGACGATGTTGGCAGCCTTCTCTACTGCCGCCGACGCCACTCTCGTCGCGACACCTCCGACGGTCAAATTTGCACTTCTCCCGCCGTGCTAATTTGCTAATCCGTGTGTCCACATCGCGTTTCCAAGATTCCGATCGCGCTGTACGATTATGGTATGCGCAAGAGTCCACGTTGAGAGAGCCCGTGTCCGAAGCATCGTCACaaggcgggcgccggcgccgggcaggAGGAAAGGCGAAAGGTGCCAGGAAAAGGACCGGCGCCATGCCCATACGTGCAAGGCAGCCAGGGAGCCTGCGTGGTTGGGCCAGAATCTGATTCCGGCGACCTCGGTGATGCCTTGACAAAGCTCAAAAGATAGGTATCAGTCCAAATCAAATCCCCTTAGCCCCAGCTGCGTGCCCACTTGCCCTTTGCCCTTGCAAACAAACCTCTCTTTGGGGCGGCTTCTTCAGGACCACCTCCTTCGCCGGCGAGGCCACAGATCTACCGGCGCCGCTGGCCGTGGTCGAGCAGGAGAAGGGAGATTAATTGATGAGCGGCAAGGTAACCACCATGACGGCCAACGCTCTGCGCCACCATGATCGTGCTTGCTGGAGGTGCTGAGACTTGACTGACGACTGGTGTTTGTGATGTGGGGGTGCAGTTCTACTGCATGACGGTGAGGATGAACATCGACTGCAACGGGTGCTACCAGAGGATCAGGAGGGCGCTCCTCAACATGCAAGGTTTTATACTAAACGCTTCAGCTTGATCCGAAATTCAGAAAGTAACGTTACTGATGCTGTTCTGATGGCTTTTGGCTTGATTGGAAGACCTGGAGAGCCACATGATCGACCGGAAGCAGCACCGGGTGAGCGTCTGCGGCGCCTTCGTGCCGCAGGACGTGGCCATCAAGCTCCGCAAGAGGACCAACCGCCGCGTCGAGATACTGGAGGTCAAGGAGGTGGacaccggaggcggcggagacccgccagcggagggcggcggcggccagcagccTTGAAGTAGTGGCCGCGGCGCAGGACACAGCCTTCCCGAGTCGTCCTGCTTGCTTTCAGGTCCCATGCCCGGGAGCTCATGCTGGGTTGCTGTTGCTGAACGGGTAACCTAGAGAGAAATGATCTTTAGGCTTCACTACTTGCAGTTGGAACGCTGTAAGCACACAAAGTTGGCTAATGTAAGCATTGCCATATGCCGTAGGTGCACTCTTCGAAACAGATACCATTGTCCTTGGATGCGCGCTTGAGCCCTTGACCTGACACGGTGCGGTAGGGACTGTTTCGCCTGATCTGAATATCTGACGACGATGTTCACGAGCTCTACTCGCCGCAAGCTCGGTGGTTCACTGTCCCTTTTCATTGGTCATGCCACCGGTGGCAACAGTGCGTCGTACCACAGCGGAACCAACAACGCTACCAGCCACCTAAATGAAGTACTGAACTCTCAACTAACCACAAGGACGAGGACCGGTACAGAAGCCACGGCAGTTCAGATTATCTCTGATGGAAAGACAAGATCGAACGTAGGGGCTGTAGCTCTTAGTCTGACGAACACGATAGAGAtgtggcctgttcgcttcagcttataagtcggctgaaaagctgaaacggctaatttgttgtgggaggaaaacactatttggtggctgataagccggctgaataagctgaagcgaacaggcccatggTCATCAGCAAAGCAGTAGCAGGGTTTCCTGTACCTGAATGTGCTTGGTGCCCAGCCTTCCAAGGCACCCACACCAAGAAGGTAACCTCTGCAAACGTAAGTGCCGGGCTACTGCCCTGTGTGCCTGGAGTGCAGCCTCCGGATGGAGCAAAAGGATCCCACTACATATCACAAACCTTTTCCCTAACAAAATAACAGATTAACAGAAGACAAGTGGCTGATAACGGATTTGGTACTGACGTCGTTACCGCGAAAATGACAGGAAAAATCAAAATCATTGCGCAATCAGCACAGCGAACTATCACTTCTGTCGCGGCGGCGATCCGATCCCCTTACCAAAAATCGGTGCCCACTGCCCACCAAACCGTAGCACCGGATGTGGTAACCGGTAAGCAAGACAGATGCAAAAGAAGCTCAAAAGGAAGGTGCTGTACAGACCTGGCGAGAAGCCTGCGTCGCAGCTGCCGTCCTGCTAGCTCTTGCCGAGCAAAAGCCATGGTAAGTCAGGGGGTTTCTTGGAGTGGCGTTAAAGCCTGCAGAGGTGGATGGGCGTCacagagaagagaggagaaccAACCAACGAACTCACTCACTCACCGGCCGCTGGCTTACGGCCTGGACAGCAAATGTGTCCGCACACACGTACACGGGTACACCCCCACCTCACTCCCCGTCCTGTTCCTCCTTTTGTCGCGGTCATTGAGAGCTCGATCGTCCTGCGGCAAGGAgagctcctctcctctcttttgtCCATTCATGATCAGCAGCAAGAATGGGCTTGGCGATGAAGTGCGTCTTGCTTCTCCTCACCGCCTCCCTTGTGCTCCTCCTGCTCAACTTCCAGGTCCTGGAGGGGGCTCCCCGCCTTCCGAGCCATGAGCGCGGCGGTGTCGTGGTGGTGACCCGTGATGCCAGTTCCTCTTTCGTCTCCAGGTTCAGGATGCTGATAGGCTTGGATCATCATTGGTCGCGACACCGGAGGCACCGACACGATTCTgaagctccagctccagcaccAGCAACATCACCTCATCAAGCAAGAGCACCCGTTCCAGCTCCTGCTCCTCTTCCCCATACTAGTCACAGCAGGATGCCACTGAAAACCCGCAGCCACACTGCTCCGGTGAGAAGCGTGGCACGCAAACTGGGCGGTGGAGGCCATACCAAGCTCCCGAAAGCCGCCATTGTCGCTCTGGCCACGGTTGGGGCGTGTCTGCTTGTTCTTGGAATCGCCGTAGCAGCAGTCTCACTCAGGAGATCAAGGAAGATTCAGAAGAAGCCATTCAAGCTGTTGTTCCATGGATCGAGATCTCACAGGTCACCTTGTGCTACCATGAAGGTTAGTTCCCATCCTAGCCCAGATATGCTGTTCCTGAGTTCTGCTGTGCAACGCCTAGAGGACTACCCGATCCTCAAGGAATCTTCAGAATCTAAGAGCTTATGCACACCTTCAAAAAGTGCAGAGCTAATCATACGCGATTATACTGTGAGAACCAACGTCAACTTGCAGTCTGATGAGGCTGATTCTTTCCATTCCGTACCTTGTTCTCGTTCGTCAGGTGGCTCCAACGCAGAGTCACCGTTGCAGATTTGCAATAAAACTGTCACAGATCCATCCCCGTCTTCTCCACACGCAGATGATTCACCATCTGGTTCCTCATATCAATCACTATCACCAGATTTTAGATCTCACTTCTCTCCAAAGACTCCAACTTCAACAGCTTCTGATCACACCCATGTGAGTAACACCTTTTGCCATCCTCCAGCGAAACAATACTATCAAGAAACTGGCAAAAGAGCTAACACTTCTGGATCCATGGCACATCCTGAATCTCCAAGAATAGAGCAGGACAACTCAAATTGCTACATGAATCCATCCTCAGGATACAAATGCACTTCCCATGGTACAGAGATCACACCCTCGGAAACAAACACAGCATTTAGTGCGTCAAGCGCAAAATTCAATTTGGATTCTAAGGAGACCTCAAGGAGTTCAGCAGCAGAAGCTGAGTTCAAACCATCAAGTGCAACAAGTGTCCTGAAATCACCACCGCCCCCTCCGAaatcaccaccgccgcctccaccaccaaaCAAACATCTTTCCAGTCTTAAAGGGCAGAACACTGGCCAGCCTCCACTCCCACCTCCATTACCGATTCAGGTACAAGTTGGCAAAGATGGATTACCCCTTCCAAGGTTGAAACCTTTGCACTGGGACAAAGTAAGGGCAGCTCCAAACCGCTCCATGGTGTGGAATGACATTCAGTCAAGTTCCTTTGAGTTCGAGTAAGGCAATTAAAGGATTCTCATTCTATATTGTCATTGCAGTGGTTATTATTGCATTCTTACAATAACATGATTATGCAGATTTGATGAGCAGATGATAAACTCTTTGTTTGCATACAACTTTCAAGGCCCAGTAAAAACTGAGGACAACAAAAACAAGACTCTATCTAGCAGCAATCATGTTATTGAGCACCACAAACTTCAAAATACTACTATATTGCTGAAGACCTTAAATGCGAGCACTGAACAAGTCTGCGATTCTATAACAGAAGGTATATTTCCCATGAtgtttggattcaaatttactGAGTTAATGATGGCCAGATGAACCTACTGTGTTGTTTTGACTATATATCACAGGTACTGGATTATCTGTGCAACAACTAGAAGCTCTGGTCAAGATGAAACCAtctgaggaagaagagaaaaagttGCTGGATTACGATGGGGACATCAACATTTTGGATCCAGCAGAGAACTTTGTCAAGGTGCTATTGACAATACCAATGGCATTTTCAAGAATTGAGGTGATGCTGTACAAGGAAACTTTTGATGATGAAGTTGCCCATCTCAGAATGTCCTTCACATTGATTAAAGTAAGTGGATCCATTTCGATTAATTTAGAAGATAGGAACATTCTATTGAAGCTACAACTATTTCTGTGTTTACTAGGGAGCCTGCAGCGAACTCAGGTCCAGCAAATTATTCTTAAGGTTACTTGAAGCAGTACTGAAGACAGGAAACAGAATGAATGTTGGAACAATAAGAGGAGGTGCAAGTGCTTTCAAACTCGACGCATTGCTGAAACTGTCAGATATACGTGGAGCTGATGGGAAGACAACCCTCCTCCATTTTGTTGTTCAAGAGATGGTACGGTCACAAGGGTCAAAAGCTTCAGATAAGATCAGTGGAACACCAGGACCATGTCACGCCACACCAGCAGGACGTGAAGAGTACTTGGAAATGGGTACAGAATTTGTTTCTGAGTTAAGTAATGAGCTTGCCAATGTCAAGAAGGTGGCAAGCATAGACCTGGATACCTTAAAAAGCTCAATCTCAAATCTTTCACAAGGACTGGCTCAACTAAGAAGGCTTGTTGGAAAGGACCTTACCTGCAATGACAGGAACCAGAACTTCCTGCATTGCATGAGATCATTCCAAACTCATGCAGAGAATACAATGCAGGAGCTCAAAGTTGCTGAAGCCGAGGTCCTACAGCAGGTCAGAGAACTCACAGAGTATTATCATGGAGACATTGGCAAGAATGAGTCCAACCTTCTCCACATATTTATCATCATGAGAGATTTTCTTGGTTTGCTAGATAGGGTGTGCAGAGAGATGAGAGGTTCAAAGCACATCCAATATCTAAACATAGTACTTCCACTCAGGTGAATACTTTGATGATCAGACTTCAGATTAACCAGCGGGACATTAACAAACTAACTTTTTTGTGTAACTGTGTGTATAGTTATTAGCTTGAGATGAGTTGGTGGGTTGGTATCAACTATGGAGAATTTGTACATGTGCAGAGTTGTATTAGAATGATGGTCGGTTGGATTGCATGGTTTTCAAGTTTGTTAAATATACTCACAACTTAACGCTGAACAACTTATAGTTTTGGTCTCTTGGATATATAGCCAGCTATGATCCGCAAACATATACTATGTACGTTTTGCCATTATAAGCTGGACAAATTTCAAACTGTAAAAGCAGCATGCCATTACAGTTCAAATCGGTCTAGATCAATTTACATGCCAGTCTAAAttgataaatattttaatttattgTCAGGATTGAAGCAAATGCAATTATACCTTTTCCCTATATATATTAAGGGAAGACCGGATTATAATATTGTAAATTTAAGAATATGTACTTTCTGGCAGATAAATGAAACAGGGATATAAAGCATTATGTAAGCAAAAAATATGCAGAACTAAGGCAAAATTACAGTTACCAAACTATTCTACAGTATAACTTATTGCTCTCCAAAATTTCCATAGTATCATCAGTATAATCTCTCCAACAAGATCCAAATATTGAGAAATAAAAACAAGTACAAACAGATCAGACGACATCCCACTGAAGGCTCGAAGATACAAAAACTGGAGAGAACTCCTCAACTGCAATCAGACTACTGATGGGCACATAGATAGGAGTAACATCATAATCTTCAAGAGATCTTACAACGTTAAGCTCTCAGGATCCTCAATAATCTTTGCAAAAGTCTGCAGGAATGCTGCCAAATCAGCACCATATACAATCCTGTGATCAGCAGTGACATTGACCTgaaaagaaaatgttgaaacaacTTAGTTAAATACAAATTTGCTGAACTTGAGTTACCCTAGTTTGGCTCCTGCTTTTCTGCCATACTTGATGCAGTACTTTCTTACTATATGCCCACTATGCTACAGCTACAGTTCTGGTCAAATATTGTAAACAATCTGTTCACCACAACTCCACAAGAATCATGGCTGATGCAAGCCAAAATCCAGCAACCAACCAAAGAGGCCCTAACTGGCAGCACCAGTGACAGCCCCGCACAAAAACATCACCCATATACAACTTAGACTTTGATGATGTGTAACTTGTGGTGCTTGCTACCTATGAATTACATAGTTTCATTGCCAACATACTCAACTTAGGCCTGTAAATCTATTAACTACGATTTAGTGGTTATAGACAATATGTAATAATCTCCAGATCATGTATATGACAAACTCTACGACGACCATGAAAAAACCCCTCTGGATAATAGCACTAGGTCTCATAAAACTGGTAACATTACACGCAAACAACTGATGTCTAAAAAATCAGGCTTGTATATCTATGCACTATGATTTGGACAGAATCTGTGAATCTAGTGGTTGTAGACAATAATAATGTAATGCTCTCCAGATGATGTATATGACAAACTTGGCGATCGTTCATGAAAAAACCCTCTGGATATAGCACTAGAATTCATAGAACTGAAAACATCACATGCAAACAACTGATGTCTAAAAAAATCAGATGCATAACTAACCAGCATTTTGCTCTTGACACTAAAGAAACCATCTTTATCAGCCACAACTGTAGGTTTCGAGGCTCCAACTGCCATAATAGCTCCCTGCATTCACAGAAACACAAATATTATCTATCATACATCAGTAAAGCAAAGATAGCACAATTTTAGCTAGGCAATAATGAGAAGTAAGCTTACCTGGCCAGGTGGAAGAATTGCATCAAATCTATCTACACCAAACATACCCAGGTTGGACAGTGTAAATGTCCCTGCAGACCACAAAATCTTCATTTAAGCACAATGTTCA containing:
- the LOC117861259 gene encoding heavy metal-associated isoprenylated plant protein 26, with the translated sequence MSGKFYCMTVRMNIDCNGCYQRIRRALLNMQDLESHMIDRKQHRVSVCGAFVPQDVAIKLRKRTNRRVEILEVKEVDTGGGGDPPAEGGGGQQP
- the LOC117861254 gene encoding formin-like protein 9, whose translation is MGLAMKCVLLLLTASLVLLLLNFQVLEGAPRLPSHERGGVVVVTRDASSSFVSRFRMLIGLDHHWSRHRRHRHDSEAPAPAPATSPHQARAPVPAPAPLPHTSHSRMPLKTRSHTAPVRSVARKLGGGGHTKLPKAAIVALATVGACLLVLGIAVAAVSLRRSRKIQKKPFKLLFHGSRSHRSPCATMKVSSHPSPDMLFLSSAVQRLEDYPILKESSESKSLCTPSKSAELIIRDYTVRTNVNLQSDEADSFHSVPCSRSSGGSNAESPLQICNKTVTDPSPSSPHADDSPSGSSYQSLSPDFRSHFSPKTPTSTASDHTHVSNTFCHPPAKQYYQETGKRANTSGSMAHPESPRIEQDNSNCYMNPSSGYKCTSHGTEITPSETNTAFSASSAKFNLDSKETSRSSAAEAEFKPSSATSVLKSPPPPPKSPPPPPPPNKHLSSLKGQNTGQPPLPPPLPIQVQVGKDGLPLPRLKPLHWDKVRAAPNRSMVWNDIQSSSFEFEFDEQMINSLFAYNFQGPVKTEDNKNKTLSSSNHVIEHHKLQNTTILLKTLNASTEQVCDSITEGTGLSVQQLEALVKMKPSEEEEKKLLDYDGDINILDPAENFVKVLLTIPMAFSRIEVMLYKETFDDEVAHLRMSFTLIKGACSELRSSKLFLRLLEAVLKTGNRMNVGTIRGGASAFKLDALLKLSDIRGADGKTTLLHFVVQEMVRSQGSKASDKISGTPGPCHATPAGREEYLEMGTEFVSELSNELANVKKVASIDLDTLKSSISNLSQGLAQLRRLVGKDLTCNDRNQNFLHCMRSFQTHAENTMQELKVAEAEVLQQVRELTEYYHGDIGKNESNLLHIFIIMRDFLGLLDRVCREMRGSKHIQYLNIVLPLR